One region of Plasmodium vivax chromosome 7, whole genome shotgun sequence genomic DNA includes:
- a CDS encoding arginase, putative (encoded by transcript PVX_098770A) — protein MIECIENYIKTFKEKENLYVKKKVSIIGSPLSAGQPLGGVHLACDNLRMLGLHKVIEALGWSYEDVGNVGAAGSVGSGGSTDSGGSIGSDEGTDSGGSDIDKDIGGRRTYEQAEMNGRLNTHNSSSAHTEKYHHGMEKLNGDTKLNHCCNGKDNANWENHSNRNDHRGERCMTNKCVQNNYYDNIKNVEIIGKFSEKLFRKMSNELRKKNFVLNIGGDHSVAFPSILSSLQFYRDLRVIWIDAHGDINIPETSPSGNYHGMALAHTIGLFKNKVPCFEWSEKLTYLKPENVAIIGIRDIDIYEKIILKKCNINYYTIFDIEKNGIYNTICTALNLLDPHENCPIHISLDIDSVDSFFAPGTGTIAKGGLNYREINLLMKVLADTRRVVSMDLVEYNPSLDENDKKVHSDSLPISEYATKTGRLCLELIARVLGNDIV, from the coding sequence ATGATTGAATGCATCGAGAATTACATAAAAACGTttaaggagaaggaaaacctgtatgtgaaaaaaaaagtgtccaTCATTGGGTCCCCCCTGTCGGCTGGACAGCCCTTGGGAGGGGTGCACCTGGCATGTGACAATTTGAGGATGCTCGGTCTGCACAAGGTGATAGAGGCCTTGGGCTGGAGTTACGAAGACGTAGGAAATGTTGGCGCTGCTGGAAGTGTTGGCAGCGGGGGAAGTACCGACAGTGGTGGAAGTATTGGTAGCGATGAAGGTACTGACAGCGGTGGAAGTGATATAGACAAAGATATCGGCGGGAGGAGGACCTACGAACAGGCCGAAATGAACGGAAGGCTAAACACGCACAACAGCAGCTCTGCACACACGGAGAAGTACCATCACGGAATGGAAAAACTTAACGGAGATACAAAATTAAACCACTGCTGCAATGGCAAAGATAATGCCAATTGGGAAAATCATAGCAACAGGAATGATCACAGGGGAGAAAGATGCATGACGAATAAATGCGTACAAAATAACTactatgataatataaaaaatgttgaaaTTATTGGAAAATTtagtgaaaaattatttcgcAAAATGAGTAACGAattgaggaagaaaaattttgtattaaaCATTGGAGGTGACCACAGTGTGGCATTTCCTAGCATCCTGAGCTCTTTGCAATTTTACAGAGATTTAAGAGTCATATGGATAGATGCCCATGGAGACATTAACATCCCGGAGACCTCTCCCTCAGGAAATTATCATGGCATGGCATTAGCTCACACCATAGGGCTCTTTAAAAACAAAGTGCCATGCTTCGAGTGGTCTGAAAAGCTCACTTATTTAAAACCAGAAAATGTGGCCATCATTGGAATAAGAGACATcgatatatatgaaaaaattattttaaaaaaatgcaacattaattattatacaatctttgacattgaaaaaaatggcatataCAATACCATCTGTACAGCCCTTAACCTGCTAGATCCCCATGAAAATTGCCCCATACACATTTCTCTCGACATTGATAGTGTCGATAGCTTTTTCGCTCCAGGAACCGGAACCATTGCCAAGGGCGGCCTAAATTACAGAGAAATTAATTTACTAATGAAAGTCCTGGCAGACACAAGGCGCGTCGTTTCAATGGATTTGGTCGAGTATAACCCATCTCTCGAcgaaaatgacaaaaaggTTCACAGCGATTCCTTGCCCATTTCGGAGTATGCCACGAAAACGGGCAGGCTTTGTCTGGAGCTTATTGCCAGGGTCCTCGGCAACGACATCGTCTAG